A genome region from Clostridium sp. JN-9 includes the following:
- the alaS gene encoding alanine--tRNA ligase → MNKMGLNEIRESYLKFFESKGHLRLPSFSLVPNNDKSLLLINAGMAPLKPYFTGMQEPPRRRVTTCQKCIRTGDIDNVGITSRHATFFEMLGNFSFGDYFKKEIIPWAWEYITEVLELPKDKLYVTIYTDDDEAFEIWTKSTDIDPNRIFRLGKKDNFWEHGSGPCGPCSEIHYDKGNGQITTTEEFIKASEEDRTVEFWNLVFTQYDKDDDGNYNKLSNPNIDTGMGLERIATIMQGVDSIFEVDTLKAILGKVSEISGVKYGENKKSDTSLRIITDHIRSITFMISDGILPSNEGRGYVLRRLLRRAARHGKTLGIKETFLYNLTDVVIENSYINYPELKEKQAYIKKVIKLEEERFNETIDSGFQILGEYIEKLQNNHEKILQGDKAFKLYDTYGFPLELTLEILKEKGLTADVDGFTREMKNQRNMARSARSESNYMGVEDTILNKIPLEINTEFDGYNNSKLQSAVQFIISDNEVKHQLHSGECGVMLVETTPFYAEMGGQIGDTGLIYNDNFKAVVTDCKNNISGKIMHFVNVIEGNISLNENVTLEVNEERRQMIRKNHSATHLLDAALRVVLGDHVHQAGSYVDNEKLRFDFNHFEAVKEEELRKIEEVVNREIVKVQPVRTEIMSISDAKKSGAIALFDDKYKDEVRVVSIGDFSKELCGGTHAKNSGEIGLFKIVSESGVAAGIRRIEAVTGENAIKLVEDKISLLKEASNTLRCTEKDIIQKINVLISEIKDKDKEIAGLKNKLASSSEDDLLKNMKNIKGIKVVTGIVKDIDGEALRELADKLRNKIEDGVIVLGSTCDSKVQFVAMASKDAVSKGIHCGKIIKEVAAIAGGGGGGRPDMAQAGGKLPQKIQEAVNKAYDMVEILVK, encoded by the coding sequence ATGAACAAAATGGGATTAAATGAAATCAGGGAATCATATTTAAAATTTTTCGAATCAAAAGGACATCTTAGACTGCCAAGCTTTTCATTAGTACCAAATAATGATAAAAGCTTATTATTAATAAATGCAGGTATGGCACCTTTAAAGCCATATTTTACAGGAATGCAGGAGCCCCCTAGAAGGAGAGTTACCACATGTCAAAAGTGTATTAGGACTGGCGATATTGATAATGTAGGCATCACTTCAAGACATGCTACATTCTTTGAAATGCTGGGAAACTTTTCATTTGGTGATTATTTTAAAAAGGAAATAATACCCTGGGCATGGGAATATATAACTGAGGTTTTAGAGCTTCCTAAGGATAAATTATATGTTACAATTTATACTGATGACGATGAAGCCTTTGAAATATGGACTAAATCTACAGATATAGACCCAAATAGAATTTTTAGGCTTGGAAAAAAAGATAACTTTTGGGAACATGGTTCGGGTCCATGCGGGCCTTGTTCCGAAATTCATTATGATAAAGGTAATGGACAAATTACAACTACTGAGGAATTTATAAAAGCATCTGAAGAAGACAGGACAGTTGAATTTTGGAATCTGGTTTTTACTCAGTATGATAAAGATGATGATGGAAATTATAATAAACTTTCCAATCCAAACATTGATACAGGTATGGGACTTGAAAGAATTGCTACTATAATGCAAGGTGTAGATAGCATTTTTGAAGTTGATACATTAAAGGCAATATTAGGAAAAGTTTCAGAAATAAGCGGAGTAAAATATGGAGAAAATAAAAAATCTGATACTTCACTGAGAATAATAACAGACCATATAAGAAGCATTACTTTTATGATAAGTGATGGTATATTACCTTCTAATGAAGGAAGAGGATATGTTCTGAGAAGGCTTTTAAGAAGAGCTGCAAGACATGGAAAAACACTAGGTATAAAAGAAACATTTTTATACAATTTAACAGATGTGGTAATTGAAAACTCTTATATAAATTATCCTGAATTAAAAGAAAAACAAGCTTACATAAAAAAGGTAATTAAACTTGAAGAGGAAAGATTTAATGAAACAATTGACAGTGGATTCCAAATACTAGGAGAATATATTGAAAAACTTCAAAATAATCATGAAAAAATTCTTCAGGGGGATAAGGCATTTAAATTATATGACACTTATGGGTTCCCATTAGAGCTTACTTTGGAAATACTGAAGGAAAAGGGACTGACAGCTGATGTAGATGGATTTACAAGAGAGATGAAAAACCAAAGGAATATGGCCAGATCTGCCAGATCAGAATCTAACTACATGGGCGTTGAGGATACAATTTTAAATAAAATACCCCTTGAAATAAATACAGAATTTGATGGCTATAATAATAGTAAGCTTCAATCTGCAGTACAATTTATAATAAGTGATAATGAAGTTAAACATCAGCTTCATTCTGGAGAATGTGGAGTTATGCTGGTTGAAACCACACCATTTTATGCTGAAATGGGAGGACAGATTGGAGACACTGGATTAATATATAATGATAATTTTAAGGCAGTGGTAACTGATTGTAAAAATAATATTTCTGGAAAGATAATGCACTTTGTTAATGTAATTGAAGGAAATATAAGTTTAAATGAAAATGTTACATTAGAAGTTAACGAAGAAAGAAGACAAATGATAAGAAAAAACCATAGTGCAACTCATCTGCTGGATGCTGCTTTAAGAGTGGTGCTTGGAGATCATGTTCATCAGGCAGGTTCATATGTTGATAATGAAAAATTAAGGTTTGACTTTAATCATTTTGAAGCTGTTAAAGAAGAAGAATTGCGTAAAATTGAAGAAGTAGTAAATAGAGAAATTGTTAAGGTTCAGCCTGTTAGAACAGAAATAATGTCAATATCCGATGCAAAGAAAAGCGGGGCAATAGCATTATTTGATGATAAATACAAAGACGAAGTGAGAGTTGTTTCTATAGGTGACTTTAGTAAGGAACTTTGCGGAGGAACCCATGCAAAAAATTCAGGAGAAATAGGATTGTTTAAAATTGTCTCTGAAAGCGGTGTAGCTGCAGGTATTAGAAGAATAGAGGCAGTAACAGGTGAAAATGCCATTAAGCTGGTAGAGGATAAAATCAGCCTGCTGAAAGAGGCATCAAATACATTAAGGTGCACAGAAAAGGATATAATTCAAAAGATAAATGTTCTAATTTCAGAAATTAAGGACAAAGATAAAGAAATAGCAGGTTTAAAAAATAAACTTGCCAGCTCATCGGAAGATGATCTTCTTAAAAATATGAAAAATATTAAGGGTATTAAGGTAGTAACAGGTATAGTTAAGGACATAGATGGAGAAGCTTTAAGAGAACTGGCCGATAAACTTAGAAATAAAATAGAAGATGGCGTCATAGTTTTAGGAAGTACTTGTGACAGTAAAGTACAATTCGTAGCAATGGCTTCAAAGGATGCTGTTTCTAAAGGAATCCACTGCGGAAAAATAATAAAAGAAGTGGCTGCTATTGCTGGCGGCGGCGGTGGCGGAAGACCAGATATGGCTCAGGCAGGCGGAAAACTTCCACAAAAAATTCAGGAAGCAGTTAATAAAGCTTACGATATGGTGGAAATCTTAGTAAAATAG
- a CDS encoding IreB family regulatory phosphoprotein, protein MGNDNTIQFDFCKDKKDLTKEILTEVYDALIKKGYNPVNQLVGYLISGDPTYITNYNGARALVRKLERDEILEEVLKSYLGIK, encoded by the coding sequence TTGGGTAATGATAATACAATACAATTTGATTTTTGTAAGGATAAAAAGGATTTAACCAAGGAAATATTAACAGAAGTGTATGATGCATTAATAAAAAAGGGATACAATCCTGTTAATCAGCTGGTAGGATACCTGATTTCCGGAGATCCAACTTATATTACAAATTACAATGGTGCCAGAGCATTGGTTAGAAAGCTTGAACGGGATGAAATACTTGAAGAGGTATTAAAATCATATTTAGGGATTAAATAA
- the ruvX gene encoding Holliday junction resolvase RuvX produces the protein MRIIGLDVGDRTIGVAVSDPLGYTAQGITTIRRKGIERDIEEIKKICNEYKAEYIISGLPKNMNGSLGSQSEKVMEFCKIVEERLSIEVKYWDERLTTVAANRAMLEADLSRAKRKKIVDKIAATYILQGYLDSISK, from the coding sequence ATGAGAATAATAGGATTAGATGTAGGAGACAGGACAATAGGTGTTGCTGTAAGTGATCCACTTGGATATACAGCACAGGGGATAACTACAATACGCAGAAAGGGAATTGAAAGAGATATAGAAGAAATAAAAAAAATATGTAATGAATATAAGGCTGAATACATAATTTCAGGCTTGCCAAAGAATATGAATGGATCATTAGGATCTCAAAGTGAAAAAGTTATGGAATTTTGCAAAATTGTAGAAGAAAGACTTAGTATAGAAGTTAAGTATTGGGATGAAAGACTAACAACAGTAGCAGCTAACAGAGCTATGCTTGAAGCTGACTTATCAAGAGCTAAGAGAAAAAAGATTGTTGATAAGATTGCTGCTACATATATTTTACAAGGATATCTTGACAGCATAAGCAAATAA
- a CDS encoding DUF1292 domain-containing protein — MDNNIDSITLYDEENNEVEFDVITKMDIEDKEYVILVPKDEDTDEAVALRIDKDAEGNEVLVTIDDDDEFAVVTEAYETLFSSDELN, encoded by the coding sequence ATGGATAATAATATAGATTCAATCACATTATATGATGAGGAAAACAATGAAGTAGAATTTGATGTAATAACAAAAATGGATATTGAAGATAAAGAATATGTAATCTTAGTGCCAAAGGATGAAGATACAGATGAAGCCGTAGCACTTAGAATAGATAAAGATGCAGAAGGCAATGAAGTCTTAGTTACAATTGATGATGATGACGAATTTGCAGTTGTAACAGAAGCTTATGAAACATTATTTTCTAGTGATGAATTAAATTAA
- a CDS encoding Fur family transcriptional regulator, with translation MSKLSSQQIENLKNNLKNKGYKLTPQRRAIVDVIIKNEGSHLTTEEIYDLVKKDCPEIGLATVYRTIQLLEVLGAVSKLDLNDGCSRYELVHEEENHQHHHLICTSCGKVIEVQGDLLEVLEHNIEQKYNFKVLNHSVKFFGLCNECSKKSSK, from the coding sequence ATGTCAAAATTATCATCACAACAAATTGAAAATTTAAAAAATAATTTAAAAAACAAAGGTTACAAGCTGACACCGCAGCGCAGGGCCATTGTGGACGTGATTATAAAAAATGAAGGTAGTCATCTGACCACAGAAGAAATATATGATCTTGTAAAAAAGGACTGTCCTGAAATAGGTCTGGCAACTGTGTATAGAACAATACAATTGCTGGAAGTGCTTGGCGCAGTAAGTAAGCTTGATTTAAATGACGGATGCAGCAGATATGAATTGGTTCATGAAGAAGAAAACCATCAGCATCATCATTTGATTTGCACTAGTTGTGGAAAAGTAATAGAGGTTCAAGGTGACCTGCTAGAAGTATTGGAACACAATATAGAGCAAAAGTACAATTTTAAGGTTCTAAACCATAGTGTAAAATTTTTTGGATTATGTAATGAATGCTCTAAAAAAAGTAGTAAATAA
- a CDS encoding ribonuclease J: MKKVKDNIKIIPLGGVNEIGKNLTAIEYKNDIVVIDCGLKFPDEEMLGIDLVIPDVTYLVKNIERVKGIFLTHGHEDHIGALPYVLKEVNVPVYGTKLTLGIVESKLKEHNMLGTVDLRCVKPKDIIKLDNLSVEFIRQSHSIADSVAIAIHTPLGVVLHTGDFKIDYTPIDGSVADLARFAELGKRGVLLMLCDSTNVERPGYTMSESTVGETFQRIFADAKGRIIVATFASHVHRLQQIITAASRYGRKVAVSGRSMENIVDVATHLGYLDVGENILISIDDIGKYPDNQIVILTTGSQGEPMSALTRMAASEHKKVSITPGDMVIISASPIPGNEKLVSRVINQLFKKGAEVIYESLADVHVSGHACQEELKLMHTLVKPKFFMPVHGEYRHLKQHAELAEKLGMPSNNIVLAENGDVIEVTRDSIRKNGTVPSGQVFVDGLGVGDVGNIVLRDRKHLSQDGILTVVVTIEKETGSVIAGPDIISRGFVYVRESEDLMEGAREIVKNSLLDCQDKHITEWATIKSNIKEALRTFLYEKTKRKPMILPIIMEI; the protein is encoded by the coding sequence GTGAAAAAAGTAAAAGATAATATTAAGATTATTCCTTTAGGAGGAGTAAATGAAATCGGAAAGAACTTAACAGCTATTGAATATAAAAATGATATTGTTGTTATAGACTGCGGACTAAAGTTTCCCGATGAAGAAATGTTAGGAATAGACTTAGTAATTCCTGATGTTACTTATTTAGTAAAAAATATTGAAAGAGTTAAGGGTATTTTTCTTACTCATGGGCATGAGGACCATATTGGGGCCCTTCCATACGTGCTGAAGGAAGTTAATGTACCAGTTTACGGAACAAAGCTTACTTTAGGTATTGTTGAGTCAAAACTAAAGGAACATAACATGCTTGGAACTGTTGATTTAAGATGTGTCAAACCCAAGGACATTATAAAATTGGATAATTTATCCGTGGAATTTATCAGACAAAGTCATAGTATTGCTGATTCTGTAGCAATTGCAATACATACACCATTAGGTGTGGTATTACATACAGGAGACTTTAAAATTGACTATACTCCAATTGATGGATCTGTAGCTGACTTGGCAAGATTTGCAGAGCTTGGCAAAAGAGGAGTATTGTTAATGCTTTGTGACAGCACAAACGTTGAGAGACCTGGCTATACAATGTCAGAAAGTACTGTAGGAGAAACATTTCAAAGAATATTTGCTGATGCAAAAGGCAGGATAATAGTTGCCACTTTCGCATCACATGTTCACAGACTCCAGCAGATTATTACTGCTGCATCCAGATATGGCAGAAAAGTAGCTGTATCTGGCAGAAGTATGGAAAATATAGTGGATGTTGCAACTCACTTAGGATATCTGGATGTAGGAGAAAATATATTAATTAGTATAGATGATATAGGCAAATACCCTGATAATCAGATTGTAATACTGACAACTGGAAGTCAGGGGGAACCAATGTCTGCTTTAACAAGGATGGCTGCTTCAGAACATAAAAAAGTCAGCATAACACCTGGAGATATGGTAATTATTTCAGCTTCACCAATACCTGGTAATGAGAAGCTTGTTTCCAGGGTTATAAATCAGTTATTTAAAAAAGGTGCAGAAGTAATTTATGAATCACTGGCAGATGTTCATGTTTCAGGCCATGCCTGCCAGGAAGAATTAAAGCTTATGCATACACTTGTTAAGCCAAAGTTTTTTATGCCGGTGCACGGTGAATATAGACATTTGAAACAGCATGCTGAACTGGCAGAAAAATTAGGAATGCCAAGCAATAATATTGTTCTTGCTGAAAATGGTGATGTTATAGAAGTAACCAGAGATAGCATTAGGAAAAATGGAACTGTTCCATCCGGACAGGTTTTTGTTGATGGATTAGGTGTTGGAGATGTTGGAAATATTGTATTGAGGGATAGGAAACACCTTTCTCAGGATGGTATATTAACAGTAGTTGTAACTATAGAAAAGGAAACTGGATCTGTAATTGCAGGACCTGATATTATCTCCAGAGGATTTGTATATGTTAGAGAATCTGAGGATTTAATGGAAGGTGCAAGAGAAATTGTTAAGAATTCTTTATTAGATTGCCAGGATAAACATATAACTGAGTGGGCAACCATAAAATCTAATATAAAAGAAGCATTAAGAACTTTCTTATATGAAAAAACTAAGAGAAAACCAATGATTCTTCCAATAATAATGGAAATTTAG
- a CDS encoding YlbF family regulator: protein MNIYDKAHELAHELKNYPDVVELRKASEKVKLNETNKKMLDDFRKVQIQAYSEQAQNGKLSKELEEKLQNLYSIVSMNPDVKDYLLAEQKFGVVWEDIMKILNDAINIDLTFEEVK from the coding sequence ATGAATATTTATGATAAGGCACATGAACTGGCACATGAATTAAAAAATTATCCTGATGTGGTTGAATTAAGAAAGGCCAGCGAAAAAGTAAAATTAAATGAAACAAATAAAAAAATGCTGGATGATTTTAGAAAAGTTCAAATTCAGGCTTATTCAGAACAAGCACAGAATGGTAAGTTATCCAAAGAACTTGAAGAAAAGCTGCAAAATTTGTATTCTATAGTTTCTATGAATCCAGATGTAAAAGATTATTTACTGGCAGAGCAAAAATTTGGAGTAGTTTGGGAAGATATAATGAAAATTTTAAACGATGCAATTAATATTGATTTAACATTTGAAGAAGTCAAATAA
- the typA gene encoding translational GTPase TypA produces MDLFVRNDIRNVAIIAHVDHGKTTLVDALLKQSHVFRENEKVQERVMDSNDLERERGITILSKNTSVMHNGIKINIVDTPGHADFGGEVERVLKMVDSVLLVVDAYEGPMPQTKFVLKKALELNLKPIVVINKLDRPDARPTEVLDEVFDLFIELGADDDQLDFPVVYCSAKTGIAKKELEDESTNMDPLFDAIIKNVKAPEGYLDMPLQLLITTIDSNEYVGKIGIGKIERGTIKKNQNVALIRKDGKIDNVKISNLYVFNGLKREETSEAMLGDIVAVSGISDINIGETIADINNPEQLPFVDIDEPTLSMNFMVNNSPFAGRDGQFVTSRHLRDRLMKELETNVSLRVEETESPDMFKVSGRGELHLSVLIETMRREGYEFQVSKPTVIFKEDKQGNLLEPIEYLTIDVPEEFMGVVMEKLGPRKAEMVNMTSAVNGYTRLEFTIPARGLIGFKSEFMTDTKGNGIMNHVFEGFEKYKGDIPQRSRGSIVVFEDGVSITYGLFNAQDRGTLFIGPGVEVYEGMICGECSRADDIEVNVCKKKHLSNTRSSGADEALKLTPVRIMSLENCLDFVASDELVEITPENIRLRKRILNTDLRKKSQRRK; encoded by the coding sequence ATGGATTTATTTGTAAGAAATGATATAAGGAACGTAGCTATAATTGCGCATGTTGATCATGGTAAAACAACTTTGGTAGATGCATTATTAAAACAAAGTCACGTTTTCAGGGAAAATGAAAAAGTTCAGGAAAGAGTAATGGATTCTAATGACCTGGAAAGAGAAAGAGGTATAACAATATTATCTAAAAATACATCTGTTATGCACAACGGAATTAAGATAAATATTGTGGATACTCCGGGACATGCTGATTTTGGGGGAGAAGTTGAACGTGTACTTAAAATGGTAGACAGTGTTCTACTTGTAGTAGATGCTTATGAGGGACCTATGCCTCAGACAAAATTTGTTCTAAAAAAGGCACTGGAATTAAATTTAAAACCAATTGTAGTAATTAATAAACTTGACAGACCAGATGCAAGACCAACGGAAGTACTTGATGAAGTATTTGATTTATTTATTGAATTAGGAGCAGATGATGATCAACTGGATTTCCCTGTAGTTTACTGCTCTGCAAAAACTGGTATTGCCAAGAAAGAATTAGAAGATGAAAGCACCAATATGGATCCTTTATTTGATGCAATAATAAAAAATGTAAAGGCACCAGAAGGGTACTTGGACATGCCGCTTCAGCTTTTAATAACAACTATAGATTCTAATGAGTATGTTGGTAAAATAGGAATTGGGAAAATTGAAAGAGGAACTATAAAGAAAAATCAAAATGTTGCCTTAATAAGAAAAGATGGAAAAATAGACAATGTTAAAATATCTAATCTTTATGTTTTTAATGGATTAAAGAGAGAAGAAACATCAGAAGCAATGCTTGGTGATATAGTTGCAGTTTCAGGAATTTCAGATATTAATATAGGTGAAACTATTGCAGACATAAATAATCCTGAACAATTACCATTTGTGGATATTGATGAGCCAACATTAAGCATGAACTTTATGGTAAATAACTCTCCCTTTGCTGGAAGAGATGGACAATTTGTAACTTCAAGACATTTAAGAGACAGATTAATGAAAGAACTTGAAACTAATGTAAGCTTAAGAGTTGAAGAAACTGAATCACCAGATATGTTTAAGGTAAGCGGAAGAGGAGAACTTCATTTATCAGTTTTAATTGAAACTATGAGAAGAGAAGGATATGAATTTCAGGTATCCAAGCCAACTGTAATATTTAAAGAAGATAAACAAGGCAACTTACTAGAGCCAATTGAATATTTAACTATAGATGTACCAGAAGAATTTATGGGAGTAGTTATGGAAAAGCTAGGACCTAGAAAAGCAGAAATGGTAAATATGACTTCTGCTGTGAATGGGTACACAAGACTTGAATTTACAATACCTGCCAGAGGATTAATTGGATTTAAAAGCGAATTCATGACGGATACAAAAGGTAATGGAATAATGAATCATGTATTTGAAGGCTTTGAAAAATACAAAGGAGACATTCCACAAAGAAGCAGAGGATCTATTGTGGTATTTGAAGATGGTGTTTCTATTACTTATGGATTGTTTAATGCTCAGGACAGAGGAACCTTATTCATTGGACCAGGAGTAGAAGTTTATGAAGGAATGATATGTGGTGAATGTTCAAGGGCAGATGATATTGAAGTTAATGTGTGTAAGAAGAAGCATCTGTCAAATACAAGATCATCAGGAGCAGATGAAGCTTTAAAACTTACTCCTGTGAGAATAATGAGCCTTGAAAACTGCCTGGATTTTGTAGCTTCAGATGAATTAGTGGAGATAACACCAGAAAATATTAGACTTAGGAAGAGAATATTAAACACAGATTTGAGGAAAAAGTCTCAGAGAAGAAAATAG
- the mltG gene encoding endolytic transglycosylase MltG has translation MSKKVLLKIFSVLLIIFLIIGLTTFILFEKVVSHPLNKNKNFVLYVNKGDSLYNIVDKLNKQGSLKNSFLTKLYIKNNYKNNTNIKPGTYEISSNVSLQKLIDDLEKGIYNENAVKVTIPEGYDIKQIAQLLDKNGIVKKDDFLSTCKDYKLPFYIKRDGEKRYALEGYLFPDTYEFEKNSSSEEVIKIMLSRFEEVITEIKKNNNKEINDNNIENFVTMASIVEKEALQDSDRPKVASVFYNRLNKKMKLQSDATVLYALDAHKEVVRTNDLKVKSPYNTYYVEGLPVGPICSPGKASLEAAINPEKSNNIYFIIIKDGPHFFTDNYSKFLDVKKQYIDSKLK, from the coding sequence ATGAGTAAAAAGGTATTACTAAAGATATTTAGTGTTTTACTGATAATATTTTTAATAATTGGGCTGACTACTTTCATTTTATTTGAAAAGGTGGTTAGCCATCCTCTTAATAAAAACAAAAATTTTGTTTTATATGTAAATAAAGGGGACAGCTTGTATAATATTGTTGATAAACTGAATAAGCAGGGATCACTGAAAAACAGCTTTCTTACAAAACTTTATATAAAAAACAATTATAAAAACAATACTAATATTAAACCAGGTACATATGAGATATCTTCAAATGTTTCTCTTCAAAAGTTAATTGATGATTTAGAAAAGGGTATATATAATGAAAATGCAGTAAAAGTTACAATACCTGAAGGATATGACATTAAACAAATTGCTCAGCTTTTAGACAAAAACGGCATAGTTAAAAAAGACGATTTTTTAAGTACATGCAAGGATTATAAACTGCCATTTTACATAAAAAGGGATGGGGAAAAGAGATATGCATTGGAAGGATATCTTTTCCCTGATACATATGAATTTGAAAAGAATTCATCCAGTGAAGAAGTTATTAAAATAATGCTAAGCAGATTTGAAGAAGTAATAACTGAAATAAAAAAGAATAATAATAAGGAAATAAATGATAATAATATTGAAAATTTTGTTACAATGGCTTCTATAGTGGAAAAAGAAGCATTACAGGATAGTGACAGGCCTAAAGTTGCTTCTGTTTTCTATAACAGATTAAATAAAAAAATGAAACTTCAATCGGATGCAACAGTACTGTATGCTTTAGATGCTCATAAAGAAGTAGTTCGTACTAATGATTTAAAAGTAAAATCTCCATATAATACTTATTATGTTGAAGGTTTACCTGTTGGACCAATATGTTCACCAGGAAAGGCATCTCTGGAAGCAGCAATAAATCCTGAAAAATCAAATAACATCTATTTTATAATTATTAAAGACGGTCCGCATTTTTTTACTGATAATTACAGCAAATTTTTAGATGTTAAAAAGCAGTATATAGATTCAAAACTTAAATAA
- a CDS encoding O-methyltransferase has translation MSGITYDYMEQYIRSLIEESSGELKQLEDYAIENSVPIVHKEVRKFLEIMINIKKPKTILELGTAIGYSSIIMCKASGDNCKIDTIERDLNMVNISKANIKLYGYDDRINVLNGECTEVLKNLHGKYDLIFMDAGKAHYNDFLPECLRLLQEDGVIIADNVLFRGMIASKELVIRRKITIVKRMRKFLDQVSKSKELMLSVIPMGDGIAVITRRRSYE, from the coding sequence ATGAGCGGAATAACTTATGATTATATGGAGCAGTATATTAGAAGCCTAATTGAAGAAAGTTCTGGGGAACTTAAGCAGCTGGAGGATTATGCAATAGAAAATTCTGTACCAATAGTTCATAAAGAAGTAAGAAAATTTCTTGAAATTATGATAAATATAAAAAAACCAAAAACTATCCTTGAACTTGGAACAGCAATTGGTTATTCATCCATAATAATGTGTAAGGCATCAGGTGATAATTGCAAAATAGATACCATTGAAAGAGATCTTAATATGGTAAACATATCTAAAGCTAATATAAAGCTGTATGGATATGATGATCGTATCAATGTTTTAAATGGAGAGTGTACTGAAGTATTAAAAAATCTGCATGGGAAATATGATTTAATATTTATGGATGCCGGGAAAGCCCACTACAATGATTTTTTACCAGAATGCTTAAGACTATTACAAGAGGATGGAGTAATTATAGCTGACAATGTTCTTTTTAGAGGAATGATTGCATCCAAGGAGCTTGTTATAAGAAGAAAAATTACTATTGTGAAAAGAATGAGAAAATTTTTAGACCAAGTTTCAAAGTCTAAGGAATTGATGCTATCCGTTATTCCAATGGGTGATGGAATAGCTGTTATTACAAGGAGGAGAAGCTATGAATAA